In the genome of Paenibacillus sp. GP183, the window CTTGCTGCTGGTATCAAATGGGTAAGCCAAGGCGGTACACTGATTCCTCAGGACGTCGCCAAGCTGCTTGTAAAGCAGCTGCAAGATGATAGGGCCCAGGGCTCTGCCGGGGGAACCGTGCAAGCAGCCTCAAGCTCGGGCGATGCCGCCATCCGTTCAGAGGCTTATGGACTTAGCGACCGTGAGCAGCAGGTTCTGCAGTGTATCTCAGATGGACTGAACAACAAAGAAATAGCGGAAAAGCTCTATCTCTCGGAAGGGACCGTCAAGAATTACATCTCCAGCATCTATTCCAAAATGGATGTCAGGGATCGCATTCATGCCTCCCGCAAAGCTCACGATGAAGGCATGCTGTGACAAGCAGATTATGGCATGCTGCGAAGCTGTAAAGTGGCGATTTGCGGCGATGGCGATATAGTGTTGAGTCTCCCGAGATAAAGGATACCTGGTTGCGATAAGATATACATAACTAAGGGTTGTCCCTCAGCTAAATTTATAGCTTTAGGGACAACCCTTTTACTAGATTTCATGGATGAATACAATTAGTCCAGCATTTTTTGAAGGAGTGATTTTTTCTTTTTGCGGTTCCGACCATAGCTTTCAATGCGGGAGAACGTTCCGGGCTCCGGAGTGGGAGGCACAACCGTTTCAATCGCGGTCGAGGCATGAGCAGCCGCAGCTTCCATCAAAGCTGTTTGCTGCTGGATCTGATACTCAAGCGCTTCAATTCGAAGAGTTAAAGATGAGACAGCTTCTTGAAGACGCGTAATGACAGCTTGATTCAAAGCTGCTGCAGTTTCCTCGGAAGTCTTTTCGTCAGTTCCGGCGCTGCTGACTTCATCATCGCCGCTCACAAAAGCTTCTTTTGCTCCCAACTGTTCTCTTTCCTCTGGCGTCAATAAGGCATTCAACTCAGCGGCAGTTATGAGATTCTCGCTTTTCATGGGTTCACCCCTGTCCATTCCATTGGGCTGCCAAGCTTTAAGCGAGCCCTATGGTCCTATTGTACCTCATAATTCATAAATATTCACTGTATTTGCTCATGAATAAGGATGATTAATGGAACCCCCCTGAGGCTCTGACGAGCAGAGGATCTTAATTTGCCGTTTAATATTTAATAAGGTTAAACTCAGGTTTAATGACTCCAAAGTCATTATTTTTCCCAATTCTTTTTGTGCAGCGTGCTACAGTGATCCCAATGTCCTAATTCGGAAGGTTTGGTTCACTAGTAATGAGCTTTCGATCACTATGGCAAGTCACATTAAGATTATGCTGAAAAATACTGAGGCTAGGTTTATTGATTGTGAGTTTAACCTCATTAACCATTAATTGCCGATCAATACAGCCAACAAATGGCAGCCTCAGAAGAGGTGTTAATGTTTCCTACGTGATGGGAAACAGCGCTATTGTGATTTAAATCATAAAAAAGAAAGACCATCGATACTTTCTCGACAGTCCCGGGTGCCCGCCTGGGGGCTGTAGCCCGTTCGGGCTCTCTGGAATGATTTATGAATTATGGAAGATTGCTTGAGCCCATCAAGTAACGGTCTACTTCACGAGCTGCCTCACGGCCCTCATTGATTGCCCATACGACAAGGCTTTGGCCCCGGCGCATATCTCCGGCTGCGAAAATGCCTTTCACGTTCGTAGCGAATTTGCCATGCTCCGCTTTGGCATTGGAGCGCTCATCCTTCTCTACTCCAAGCTGATCGAGAACTGTATTCTCCGGTCCCATGAAGCCCATGGCGAGCAGCACCAATTGTGCTGGGTAGACCTTCTCGCTGCCCGGAACTTCTGCTGGTACGAAGCGGCCTTGGTCGTCTTTCTTCCACTCGACCAGTACCGTATGCAGCTCCTTTACGTGCCCATTCTCATCTCCCACGAATTTCTTCGTGTTGATGAGATACTGGCGCGGGTCTTGACCCTGCAGTGCAGCCGCTTCCTCTTGGCCGTAATCCATTTTATATACCTTCGGCCATTCCGGCCAAGGATTGTTTGCCGCTCTTGTATCCGGAGCTTTAGCCATGATCTCAAACTGCGTAACACTGTTTGCTTTATGGCGAAGCGATGTGCCGATGCAGTCGGTACCGGTGTCGCCGCCGCCGATGACGATCACATCTTTGCCTGCAGCCGAGATGAATTGTCCATCCTGATGCTTGGAATCGAGCAAACTCTTTGTGTTTTTGCTAAGGAATTCCATCGCCAGATGGATTCCCTTCAAGTCTCTGCCTTCGATCGACAGATCACGGCCCTTAGTGGCTCCGCCGCAAAGCACTATAGCATCGAATTCTTCTTGCAGCTTCTCAACCGGATAGTTGACACCGATATGCGCGCCTGTGACGAAGGTTACACCTTCTGCCTCAAGTAAATCTACACGGCGCTGTACATATTTCTTGTCCAGCTTCATATTCGGAATGCCATACATCAGCAGTCCGCCAATGCGATCCGCCCGCTCATACACGGTCACCCAATGACCGGCTTTGTTTAACTGTGCAGCAGCAGCCAGTCCCGATGGACCTGAACCGACTACGGCTACCTTCTTGCCGGTCCGAATTTCCGGAGGCTCCGGTACGACCCAGCCCTCGGAGAACCCTTTATCAATGATAGCTTTCTCAATGCTTTTGATAGTCACCGGTGTATCATTCAGGCCTACCGTACAGGAGCCTTCACATGGAGCCGGACACACACGACCCGTAAACTCGGGAAAATTGTTCGTCTTATGCAGACGATCCAGCGCCTCTCTCCATTGTCCGCGATACACCAAATCATTCCACTCGGGAATCAGGTTATTGATGGGGCAGCCGGCAGCCATGCCGCTGATCAGCTTGCCCGTGTGGCAAAATGGAATGCCGCAATCCATGCATCTTGCGCCCTGCGTTTGCAGCTTATCGTCCGGCAGAGGGGTGGTGAACTCCTTCCAGTGGCTGACACGCAAAAGCGGAGAGGCATCGGTTGCTACTTCACGATTATATTCCATAAATCCGGTAGGTTTACCCACTGTGCTTCTTCCTCCTTAGAGTTTTGCTTTAGCAAAACTTACTTCGTAAGCGTAATCTTGAGTTTTGCTTTAGCAAAACTTACTTCGTAAGCATTAACTGTATAAATAGATAATGGCATTAATTTCCACCAACACGGGAGACATCCTTCATGTTCTCTTCAAAAGCGACCATGACGGCTTCCTGCTGGCTGAGCCCGGAACGTTTAACCTTCTCAATCGCATTAAACATGCGCTTGTAATCCTTCGGAATGACCTTCACGAACTTCCATACATATTCGTCCCAGTGGTTCAAAACACGGTGTGCCACTTCACTGTCGGTGAAGGTGGCATGATGCTGAATCATCGTTTTCAGTTCATTCATCTCAAAAGCTTCTTCCAGCTGCTCAAGGAAAACCATTTCCTTATTCGCTTTGCTGCTGAAATCGCCTTTCTCGTCAAGCACGTAAGCCGTGCCGCCGGACATCCCTGCGGCAAAGTTACGCCCTGTAGGGCCAAGAACAACGACACGGCCGCCTGTCATATATTCACAGCCATGATCGCCAACGCCTTCAACTACAGCGCGTACACCACTGTTACGGACGCAGAAGCGTTCACCAGCTCTACCGCGGATATATGCTTCGCCATCTGTAGCCCCGTAGAAAGCGGTGTTCCCGATAATCACGTTATCTTCGGGAACGAAGGTGGATTTGTGAGGCGGGAAGATCGCAAGCTTCCCTCCGGATAAGCCTTTGCCGACGTAGTCGTTGGAATCTCCTTCGAGCGACAGTGTAATGCCCTTCGGCACGAAGGCTCCAAAACTTTGACCGGCAGAGCCGTTAAAGTGGATGCGGATCGTATCGTGAGGCAGCCCTTCCGCACCGTACCGGCGAGTGACTTCACTGCCGAGAATCGTGCCCACCACACGGTTGATGTTGTGAATCGGCAGAATCGCATTCACATGCTGCTTGTGCTCAAGCGCAGGGGCAGCAATGTCGAGCAGCTGCGTCATATCCAGGGAGCGCTCGAGGCGGTGGTCCTGCTTCATTTGACAGAAACGGCCTACCTCGTCGCCGACATTCGGTTGGTACAGAAGCGGCGCTAGATCGATGCCTTTGGCTTTCCAATGCGCGATGGCTTGTTTGGTTTCAAGCACATCCGTGCGCCCTATCATCTCTTCTATCGTGCGGAAACCCAGCTCCGCCATAAGTTCACGCACATCCTGCGCGATAAAATTCATAAAGTTCACGACATGCTCCGGGTCGCCGGCAAATTTCTTGCGCAGTTCCGGATTTTGGGTGGCTACCCCTACCGGGCATGTGTCCAAATGGCACACGCGCATCATGATACAGCCCAAAGTAATCAGCGGAGTTGTGGCAAAACCGAACTCCTCGGCACCCAGCAGCGCAGCGACAACCACATCGCGGCCCGTCATCAGCTTGCCGTCGGTTTCGACGGTGATGCGGCTGCGCAGGTTGTTCAGCACCAACGTCTGGTGCGTCTCGGCCAGCCCAAGCTCCCAAGGCAACCCCGCATGGCGGATGCTTGTCTGCGGGGAAGCACCGGTGCCGCCGTCGTAGCCGCTGATCAGGACAACGTCAGCCTTGCCTTTGGCTACACCAGCAGCAATCGTGCCTACACCCACTTCCGATACCAGCTTGACGCTGATCCGGGCGCGCGGGTTGGCATTTTTGAGATCGTGGATCAGCTCCGCCAAATCCTCGATCGAATAAATATCGTGATGCGGCGGCGGGGAGATCAGCCCCACACCGGGGGTAACGCCGCGGACTTCCGCGACCCAAGGGTACACCTTGGAGCCCGGAAGCTGTCCGCCTTCACCCGGCTTGGCGCCCTGCGCCATCTTGATCTGAATCTCGTCCGCATTGACGAGATAGTTGCTCGTCACGCCGAAGCGTCCGGACGCGACCTGCTTGATGGCGCTGCGGCGCAGATCCCCGTTCTCGTCCCGAATGAAACGGTCCGAGCTCTCGCCGCCTTCGCCGGTATTGCTCTTCCCGCCGATGCGGTTCATCGCAATCGCAATAGCTTCATGCGCTTCCTTGCTGATGGAGCCATAGGACATGGCTCCCGTCTTGAAGCGCTTGAAGATCGAAGCCGCCGATTCGACCTCTTCCACGGGAATCGGCTGGCGTCCGCCCTTAAAGCTGAGCAAGCCGCGCAGCGCCATATGCTTCTCGGAATCGCGCTGAATGAATTTGACGAAATTTTTGTACAGCGCGTAGTTATTAGTTCTTACTGCAGTTTGCAGCGCATGAATCGTTTCCGGCGTATAGAGATGCTCTTCGCCGTCTTTGCGCCACTGCAGATCACCTCCTGTATCGAGAACGCGGTCAACGCCTTCCTGCTCGGAGTAAGCGCGCTGATGGCGGAGTACACTCTCTCTCGCAACCACATCGATACCGATTCCGCCAACAGGTGTATAGGTCCAGGTGAAATATTGATCCACAAGCTCTTGGCTGAGTCCGATAGCTTCAAAAATTTGCGCACCGCGGTAGCTTTGGATCGTAGAGATGCCCATTTTGGCCAAAACCTTCACGACGCCTTTGGTGACCGCCTTGATATAATTGTAAACAGCCTTTTCATGATCCATGCCCACAAGCATATTGCGGCGGATCATATCGTCCAGCGACTCCAAGGCTAGATAAGGATTAATCGCACTTGCGCCATAGCCGAGCAAGAGGGCAAAATGGTGCACTTCACGAGGCTCACCGGATTCGATGAGCAAGCTCACTTTAGTCCGTGTCCCTTCGCGGATTAAATGATGATGCAAGCCCGAGGTCGCAAGCAGCGCCGGAATGGCTGCATTTATCTCGTCTACACCGCGATCCGTGAGGATCAACAGGTTGGCGCCATCCTGGATGGCTTGATCGGCTTCTTCATAAAGAGCAGCCATGGACTTCTCTAAGCCTTCAACACCCTTGGAAGCTATGAACAGCATCGGCAGGGTTACCGTCTTGAAGCCATCACGGTTTAAATGACGCAGCTTGGCTAATTCCTCATTTGTCAAAAACGGCGATTTAAGCCGAATTTGGCGGCAGCTCTCCGGTTCCGGATGAATCAAGTTCCGCTCAGGTCCAATGGTTGTGCCTTGCGCAGTAATAATTTCTTCAAAGTTAGCATCAATCGGCGGATTCGTGACCTGCGCGAATAGCTGCTTGAAGTAGCTGTAAAGCAACTGCGGACGATCCGATAATACGGCAAGCGGAGCATCAGTCCCCATCGATCCGACCGGATCAACGGCGGTTTTGGCCATAGGCTCCAAGGTTTTGCGAAGCTGCTCAAACGTATAGCCAAAGGCCAGTTGGCGCTGCAGCACGGTCTCATGATCGGAACCGGGAACAGTATCCGCTTCCGGCAGATCCTCCAAGCTCACCAAGTGCTTGTCAAGCCATTCCCGATAAGGCTGTTCGCTGACGATTTTACGCTTGATTTCATCATCCGATACGATCCGGCCTTCCACAGTGTCGACAAGCAGCATGCGGCCAGGCGTCAGGCGCTCTTTGTAAAGGATTCGTTCCGGAGCAATATCAAGCACACCCACCTCGGAGGCGAGAACGATCAGATCGTCCTTCGTTACATAGTAACGGGAAGGACGCAGTCCGTTTCGGTCAAGCACAGCCCCAATGAGGCTCCCATCTGTAAAAGCAATGGCCGCAGGTCCGTCCCACGGTTCCATCAAAGTGCTGTGATATTCATAAAATGCCTTTTTGTCATCATCCATAGTTTCGTGCTTGGACCACGGCTCCGGAATCATCATCATCGCTGCGTGCGGCAGGGAACGTCCGGACAGCATGAGAAATTCCAGAGTGTTATCGAACATCTGGGAGTCTGATCCATCGGCATCAATGACCGGCAGGATGCGCTTTAAGTCTTCGCCAAACAGGTCAGATTCACAAATGGCTTGACGGGCGTGCATCCAGTTTACATTGCCGCGAAGCGTGTTGATCTCGCCGTTATGAATCAAATAGCGGTAAGGATGAGCGCGCTCCCAGCTTGGAAACGTATTCGTACTGAAGCGCGAATGCACCAGCGCCAAAGCAGATTCCACATTGGAATCTTGAAGCTCCAAATAATAAGAGTCTACTTGCTCAGGAGTCAGCATACCTTTATATACGATAGTTCTGCTAGACAAGCTGGAAAAATAAAATTGGACGTCGCTATACTGTTTAATGATTGCGTTTTCAGCAAGCCTGCGAATAATATAAAGCTTGCGTTCGAAATCCAGATTCGTTAGAACATCATCGCTTTGTCCAATAAAGGCCTGACGCACAAAAGGCTCGGCAGACTTGGCTGAATCTCCCAAAGAGCTGTTATCGACTGGAAGTGTACGCCAACCGAG includes:
- a CDS encoding response regulator transcription factor; protein product: MKEIKLLLVDDQDLIRESLHIVLDMDPEIKVVGLAENGAVALSLCEDDQPDVVLMDIHMPVMDGVEATRQLKTRWPQIRVIILTTFQEVNYVVDALGAGAEGYLLKAIHPKDLAAGIKWVSQGGTLIPQDVAKLLVKQLQDDRAQGSAGGTVQAASSSGDAAIRSEAYGLSDREQQVLQCISDGLNNKEIAEKLYLSEGTVKNYISSIYSKMDVRDRIHASRKAHDEGML
- a CDS encoding glutamate synthase subunit beta → MGKPTGFMEYNREVATDASPLLRVSHWKEFTTPLPDDKLQTQGARCMDCGIPFCHTGKLISGMAAGCPINNLIPEWNDLVYRGQWREALDRLHKTNNFPEFTGRVCPAPCEGSCTVGLNDTPVTIKSIEKAIIDKGFSEGWVVPEPPEIRTGKKVAVVGSGPSGLAAAAQLNKAGHWVTVYERADRIGGLLMYGIPNMKLDKKYVQRRVDLLEAEGVTFVTGAHIGVNYPVEKLQEEFDAIVLCGGATKGRDLSIEGRDLKGIHLAMEFLSKNTKSLLDSKHQDGQFISAAGKDVIVIGGGDTGTDCIGTSLRHKANSVTQFEIMAKAPDTRAANNPWPEWPKVYKMDYGQEEAAALQGQDPRQYLINTKKFVGDENGHVKELHTVLVEWKKDDQGRFVPAEVPGSEKVYPAQLVLLAMGFMGPENTVLDQLGVEKDERSNAKAEHGKFATNVKGIFAAGDMRRGQSLVVWAINEGREAAREVDRYLMGSSNLP
- the gltB gene encoding glutamate synthase large subunit, which gives rise to MRRSGLPPKQGLYDPQFEHDACGIGFVANIKGVKSHEIVKQALRVLCNLDHRGGQGSESNTGDGAGILMQIPDRYFQSVSSKDGIKLPAAGQYGVGMVYLPQNLQERQVCENIVEKIVEEAGQQFLGWRTLPVDNSSLGDSAKSAEPFVRQAFIGQSDDVLTNLDFERKLYIIRRLAENAIIKQYSDVQFYFSSLSSRTIVYKGMLTPEQVDSYYLELQDSNVESALALVHSRFSTNTFPSWERAHPYRYLIHNGEINTLRGNVNWMHARQAICESDLFGEDLKRILPVIDADGSDSQMFDNTLEFLMLSGRSLPHAAMMMIPEPWSKHETMDDDKKAFYEYHSTLMEPWDGPAAIAFTDGSLIGAVLDRNGLRPSRYYVTKDDLIVLASEVGVLDIAPERILYKERLTPGRMLLVDTVEGRIVSDDEIKRKIVSEQPYREWLDKHLVSLEDLPEADTVPGSDHETVLQRQLAFGYTFEQLRKTLEPMAKTAVDPVGSMGTDAPLAVLSDRPQLLYSYFKQLFAQVTNPPIDANFEEIITAQGTTIGPERNLIHPEPESCRQIRLKSPFLTNEELAKLRHLNRDGFKTVTLPMLFIASKGVEGLEKSMAALYEEADQAIQDGANLLILTDRGVDEINAAIPALLATSGLHHHLIREGTRTKVSLLIESGEPREVHHFALLLGYGASAINPYLALESLDDMIRRNMLVGMDHEKAVYNYIKAVTKGVVKVLAKMGISTIQSYRGAQIFEAIGLSQELVDQYFTWTYTPVGGIGIDVVARESVLRHQRAYSEQEGVDRVLDTGGDLQWRKDGEEHLYTPETIHALQTAVRTNNYALYKNFVKFIQRDSEKHMALRGLLSFKGGRQPIPVEEVESAASIFKRFKTGAMSYGSISKEAHEAIAIAMNRIGGKSNTGEGGESSDRFIRDENGDLRRSAIKQVASGRFGVTSNYLVNADEIQIKMAQGAKPGEGGQLPGSKVYPWVAEVRGVTPGVGLISPPPHHDIYSIEDLAELIHDLKNANPRARISVKLVSEVGVGTIAAGVAKGKADVVLISGYDGGTGASPQTSIRHAGLPWELGLAETHQTLVLNNLRSRITVETDGKLMTGRDVVVAALLGAEEFGFATTPLITLGCIMMRVCHLDTCPVGVATQNPELRKKFAGDPEHVVNFMNFIAQDVRELMAELGFRTIEEMIGRTDVLETKQAIAHWKAKGIDLAPLLYQPNVGDEVGRFCQMKQDHRLERSLDMTQLLDIAAPALEHKQHVNAILPIHNINRVVGTILGSEVTRRYGAEGLPHDTIRIHFNGSAGQSFGAFVPKGITLSLEGDSNDYVGKGLSGGKLAIFPPHKSTFVPEDNVIIGNTAFYGATDGEAYIRGRAGERFCVRNSGVRAVVEGVGDHGCEYMTGGRVVVLGPTGRNFAAGMSGGTAYVLDEKGDFSSKANKEMVFLEQLEEAFEMNELKTMIQHHATFTDSEVAHRVLNHWDEYVWKFVKVIPKDYKRMFNAIEKVKRSGLSQQEAVMVAFEENMKDVSRVGGN